GCTGCCCCTTTTTAATCACTCCTGCCTTTCCACTCCCCGCTGCTTCAGCTCCCCGCCGCTCCATCTCCTGTGCACGATCCGCTGCCTTAACTCCTAACTCCCCGCTGGACACTAGCCCCGTGCCTGTATGAGCCGGGAGAGTTTGGGATTCAGGTTTTACATTGCATGTTGCTGGCACTGCTGATTTTACACTGGCATCGCCTCTGCCCTTTCTTGATGTATTTAACCCCTGCCCGGTCCCTTTTGTTTTAGTATCTTTTCCTTTGTCCTGGAGAGGAGAGACCACCGGCCGCTGCTGCGTTGCCGCCTGTGCGTTCTCCCCCCCTCCAGGGCACTGCTCATCTACTATTGGCAAACAATCCATATCATCTGTCTCCTCACCCGGCTCCTGTACCTCCACCACAGTAGCCTGGTCTGAGGAGACCTGCTTAGTTACATGCTCCAACTGTACTTGCTCCACCGAGCCCGCGAAACCATCATTACTATGCCCCTCCCCCTTGCAGTCTGACCCTGCAGCAAGCACCTTGCCAGACTGGACACGGGGGGCTACCAATGGTTCTATTTTCTCTCCCTTTTGACTGGCTCCCGGTGCCACTTCAGACACCGGGCGACCCCCTGCCGCAGGGATTGCATTATCAGGAAGTGGCACATATCTTGAACTTACCACTTCCACTGTAGCCTTCTTCGCCTGGCCTTTTGCGCGGATACGGGTGTCCTCTTCAGGTGTCTCGTTCCCGAAGCACAGCTTGCTCAAATCCGGGGGGGCCTCCATTTTCTGGATCTCGCTGAGTAGATACCCGCCGCTGTCACTTTCCTCTTCCATGGATGAACCTGAGAGGGGCGGGTCGGCTTGTCTTGCCGGGATGCTAGCGTCAGACTCGTGACCCGTCCTCTGCTTTCCTTGGCTGCCTCTGGGGCTCTGTTCATTAACCCCCTGCGATCTAGCAGTGTTTGAATGCTGCTGCAGGCTTGCAGAAAGCTGGGTTTTCCCTCTGCAGCCTTCCTCTGCACTCTCTTCACTGCTGGTATAGGATGGAATATTCCTATTAAAGCGctcctggtgtctccagttctccgACATACTGCCTCCGTTTGCCTTTATAGCGTCTTTTCTTGCCGTCAGTTTCTTAATTTCCTCCATTATGTTCTTTATTTCGTCCTGATAGTCTTTCTTTTGGTCTCTTGAGCATGTCTCTAGCAGGGCTTTCAGACCCTGCACTTCATGCTGCAGTTTCTTCAATTTGCCGCTTATTGCCTCAAACTCCCGCTTGTACTTATTAAAGCAGGTGGCTAATTGCTCCGCTGTCTCTCCATCCTTTCTTTCACCCCAGGAGTACAGATCTTCCTCCTGGGGCTTACCTTTAATTTCTGCCGCTTGCACTTTCAGTCTCTGCGACCTCCTTAATTCTGTATTGGCTCCTGGAACCGGCTGCCTCTCGCTGCCCCCCGCCGGTCCATCCCGGGAGGCAGTGGATGCCCCAGGCGAGGGCATACTCGCTGGGGAAAAGCAGACCTTCTCCCCCTGGAAGAGGGAGAGGCTGCCTGCACGTCTTCACTCTCCAACAGCTGAGCACACACTGCTGCACTCTGACACGCCCacctcaggatggatggagtagagctgtgtgtgatgtgtgggggtcaggatggatgaagtagagctgtgtgtgtgatgtgtgggggtcaggatggatggagtagagctgtgtgtgatgtgtgggggtcaggatggatggagtagagctgtgtgtgatgtgtgggggtcaggatggatggagtagagctgtgtgtgtgatgtgtgggggtcaggatggatggagtagagctgggtgtgtgatgtgtggggatcaggatggatggagtagagctgtgtgtgatgtgtgggggtcaggatggatggagtagagctgtgtgtgtgatgtgtgggggtcaggatggatggagtagagctgtgcgtgtgatgtgtgggggtcaggatggatggagtagagctgtgtgtgtgatgtgtgggggtcaggatggatggagtagagctgtgtgtgtgatgtgtgggggtcaggatggatggagtagagctgtgtgtgatgtgtgggggtcaggatggatggagtagagctgtgtgtgatgtgtggggggtcaggatggatggagtagagctgtgtgtgatgtgtgagggtcaggatggatggagtagagctgtgtgtgtggggctcaggatggatggagtagagctgtgtgtgatgtgtgggggtcaggatggatggagtagagctgtgtgtgatgtgtgggggtcaggatggatggagtagagctgtgtgtgatgtgtgggggtcaggatggatggagtagagctgtgtgtgatgtgtgggggtcaggatggatggagtagagctgtgtgtgatgtgtgggggtcaggatggatggagtagagctgtgtgtgatgtgtgggggtcaggatggatggagtagagctgtgtgtgtgatgtgtgggggtcaggatggatggagtagagctgtgtgtgatgtgcgggggttaggatggatggagtagagctgtgtgtgatgtgtgggggtcaggatggatggagtaaagctgtgtgtgtgatgtgtgggggtcaggatggatggagtagagctgtgtgtgatgtgtgggggtcaggatggatggagtagagctgtgtgtgatgtgtggggggtcaggatggatggagtagagctgtgtgtgtgatgtgtgagggtcgggatggatggagtagggctgtgtgtgatgtgtgggggtcaggatggatggagtagagttgtgtgtgatgtgtgggggtcaggatggatggagtaaagctgtgtgtgtgatgtgtgggggtcaggatggatggagtagagctgtgtgtgatgtgtgggggtcaggatggatgcagtagagctgtgtgtgatgtgttggggtcaggatggatggagtagagctgtgtgtgatgtgtgggggtcaggatggatggagtagagctgtgtgtgtgatgtgtgggggtcaggatggatggagtagagctgtgtgtgatgtgtggggggtcaggatggatggagtagagctgtgtgtgtgatgtgtgggggtcaggatggatgcagtagagctgtgtgtgatgtgtgggggtcaggatggatggagtagagctgtgtgtgtgatgtgtggagggtcaggatggatggagtagacctgtgtgtgtgatgtgtggagggtcaggatggatggagtagacctgtgtgtgtgatgtgtgggggtcaggatgaatggagtagagctgtgtgtgtgatgtgtgggggtcaggatgaatggagtagagctgtgtgtgtgatgtgtgggggtcaggatggatggagtagagctgtgtgtgatgtgtgggggtcaggatggatggagtagagctgtgtgtaatgtgtgggggtcaggatggatggagtagagctgtgtgtgtgacgtgtgggggtcaggatgaatggagtagagctgtgtgtgtgatgtgtgggggtcaggatggatggagtagagctgtgtgtgtgtgtgtgtgtgtgtgtgtgtgagatgtgtggaggtcaggatggatggagtagagctgtgtgtgtgtgatgtgtgggggtcaggatggatggatggagtagagctgtgtgtgtgtgatgtgtgggggtcaggatggatggagtagagctgtgtatgtgatgtgtgggggtcaggatggatggagtagagctgtgtgtgtgatgtgtgggggtcaggatggatggagtagagctgtgtgtgtgatgtgtgggggtcaggatggatggagtagagctgtgtgtgatgtgtggggtcagatggatggagtaaagctgtgtgtgtgatgtgtggagggtcaggatggatggagtagacctgtgtgtgtgatgtgtggagggtcaggatggatggagtagacctgtgtgtgtgatgtatgggggtcaggatggatggagtagagctgtgcgtgtgatgtgtgggggtcaggatggatggagtagagctgtgtgtgtgatgtgtgggggtcaggatggatggagtagggctgtgtgtgatgtgtgggggtcaggatggatggagtagagctgtgcgtgtgatgtgtggggggtcaggatggatggagtagagctgtgtgtgtgatgtgttggggtcaggatggatggattagagctgtgtgtgtgatgtgtgggggtcaggatggatgtagtagagctgtgtgtgatgtgtgggggtcaggatggatggagcagagctgtgtgtgtgatgtgtgatggtcaggatggatggagtagagctgtgtgtgtgatgtgtgggggtcaggatggatggagtagagctgtgtgtgtgatgtgtgggggtcaggatggatggagtagagctgtgtgtgatgtgtgggggtcaggatggatggagtagagctgtgtgtgatgtgtggggtcaggatggatggagtagagctgtgtgtgtgatgtgtgggggtcaggatggatggagcagagctgtgtgtgatgtgtgggggtcaggatggatggagtagagctgtgtgtgatgtgtgatggtcaggatggatggagtagagctgtgtgtgtgatgtgtgggggtcaggatggatggagtagagctgtgcgtgtgatgtgtgggggtcaggatggatggagtagagctgtgtgtgatgtgtgggggtcaggatggatggagtagagctgtgtgtgatgtgtgggggtcaggatggatggagtagagctgtgtgtgatgtgtgggggtcaggatggatggagtagagctgtgtgtgatgtgtgggggtcaggatggatggagtagagctgtgtgtgtgatgtgtgggggtcaggatggatggagtagaactgtgtgtgatgtgcgggggttaggatggatggagtagagctgtgtgtgatgtgtgggggtcaggatggatggagtaaagctgtgtgtgtgatgtgtgggggtcaggatggatggagtagagctgtgtgtgatgtgtgggggtcaggatggatggagtagagctgtgtgtgatgtgtggggggtcaggatggatggagtagagctgtgtgtgtgatgtgtgagggtcgggatggatggagtagggctgtgtgtgatgtgtgggggtcaggatggatggagtagagttgtgtgtgatgtgtgggggtcaggatggatggagtaaagctgtgtgtgtgatgtgtgggggtcaggatggatggagtagagctgtgtgtgatgtgtgggggtcaggatggatgcagtagagctgtgtgtgatgtgttggggtcaggatggatggagtagagctgtgtgtgatgtgtgggggtcaggatggatggagtagagctgtgtgtgtgatgtgtgggggtcaggatggatggagtagagctgtgtgtgatgtgtggggggtcaggatggatggagtagagctgtgtgtgtgatgtgtgggggtcaggatggatgcagtagagctgtgtgtgtgatgtgtgggggtcaggatggatggagtagagctgtgtgtgtgatgtgtggagggtcaggatggatggagtagacctgtgtgtgtgatgtgtgggggtcaggatgaatggagtagagctgtgtgtgtgatgtgtgggggtcaggatgaatggagtagagctgtgtgtgtgatgtgtgggggtcaggatggatggagtagagctgtgtgtgatgtgtgggggtcaggatggatggagtagagctgtgtgtaatgtgtgggggtcaggatggatggagtagagctgtgtgtgtgacgtgtgggggtcaggatgaatggagtagagctgtgtgtgtgatgtgtgggggtcaggatggatggagtagagctgtgtgtgtgtgtgtgtgtgtgtgtgtgtgtgtgtgtgagatgtgtggaggtcaggatggatggagtagagctgtgtgtgtgtgatgtgtgggggtcaggatggatggatggagtagagctgtgtgtgtgtgatgtgtgggggttaggatggatggagtagagctgtgtatgtgatgtgtgggggtcaggatggatggagtagagctgtgtatgtgatgtgtgggggtcaggatggatggagtagagctgtgtgtgtgatgtgtgggggtcaggatggatggagtagagctgtgtgtgtgatgtgtgggggtcaggatggatggagtagagctgtgtgtgatgtgtggggtcagatggatggagtaaagctgtgtgtgtgatgtgtggagggtCAGGTTGGATggagtagacctgtgtgtgtgatgtgtggagggtcaggatggatggagtagacctgtgtgtgtgatgtatgggggtcaggatggatggagtagagctgtgtgtgtgatgtgtgggggtcaggatggatggagtagagctgtgtgtgtgatgtgtgggggtcaggatggatggagtagggctgtgtgtgatgtgtgggggtcaggatggatggagtagagctgtgcgtgtgatgtgtggggggtcaggatggatggagtagagctgtgtgtgtgatgtgttggggtcaggatggatggattagagcggtgtgtgtgatgtgtgggggtcaggatggatggagtagagctgtgtgtgtgtgtgatgggtgggggtcaggatggatggagtagagctgtgtgtgtgatgtgtgggggtcaggatggatgtagtagagctgtgtgtgatgtgtgggggtcaggatggatggagcagagctgtgtgtgtgatgtgtgatggtcaggatggatggagtagagctgtgtgtgtgatgtgtgggggtcaggatggatggagtagagctgtgtgtgtgtgtgatgggtgggggtcaggatggatggagtagagctgtgtgtgtgatgtgtgggggtcaggatggatgtagtagagctgtgtgtgat
The nucleotide sequence above comes from Eleutherodactylus coqui strain aEleCoq1 chromosome 2, aEleCoq1.hap1, whole genome shotgun sequence. Encoded proteins:
- the LOC136613057 gene encoding uncharacterized protein isoform X3; the encoded protein is MPSPGASTASRDGPAGGSERQPVPGANTELRRSQRLKVQAAEIKGKPQEEDLYSWGERKDGETAEQLATCFNKYKREFEAISGKLKKLQHEVQGLKALLETCSRDQKKDYQDEIKNIMEEIKKLTARKDAIKANGGSMSENWRHQERFNRNIPSYTSSEESAEEGCRGKTQLSASLQQHSNTARSQGVNEQSPRGSQGKQRTGHESDASIPARQADPPLSGSSMEEESDSGGYLLSEIQKMEAPPDLSKLCFGNETPEEDTRIRAKGQAKKATVEVYKRRNRACK
- the LOC136613057 gene encoding uncharacterized protein isoform X1; this encodes MPSPGASTASRDGPAGGSERQPVPGANTELRRSQRLKVQAAEIKGKPQEEDLYSWGERKDGETAEQLATCFNKYKREFEAISGKLKKLQHEVQGLKALLETCSRDQKKDYQDEIKNIMEEIKKLTARKDAIKANGGSMSENWRHQERFNRNIPSYTSSEESAEEGCRGKTQLSASLQQHSNTARSQGVNEQSPRGSQGKQRTGHESDASIPARQADPPLSGSSMEEESDSGGYLLSEIQKMEAPPDLSKLCFGNETPEEDTRIRAKGQAKKATVEVDLLAPESPWAVREDTDRKTKAGEEAKNKREAQERSREDEEVLIFLFCSEEASFLSGHCTDQNTHVVLICV
- the LOC136613057 gene encoding uncharacterized protein isoform X2 gives rise to the protein MPSPGASTASRDGPAGGSERQPVPGANTELRRSQRLKVQAAEIKGKPQEEDLYSWGERKDGETAEQLATCFNKYKREFEAISGKLKKLQHEVQGLKALLETCSRDQKKDYQDEIKNIMEEIKKLTARKDAIKANGGSMSENWRHQERFNRNIPSYTSSEESAEEGCRGKTQLSASLQQHSNTARSQGVNEQSPRGSQGKQRTGHESDASIPARQADPPLSGSSMEEESDSGGYLLSEIQKMEAPPDLSKLCFGNETPEEDTRIRAKGQAKKATVEVIPLGWVEVYGN